One Eleginops maclovinus isolate JMC-PN-2008 ecotype Puerto Natales chromosome 22, JC_Emac_rtc_rv5, whole genome shotgun sequence DNA segment encodes these proteins:
- the ikzf5 gene encoding zinc finger protein Pegasus yields MGEEKPDTLDFVKDFQEYLSQQTQHVNMISGSVSGVKEADELPPDCGQNGLDHPSVDMSLEDSSGILVDGFERTYDGKLKCRYCNYATRGTARLIEHIRIHTGEKPHRCHLCPFASAYERHLEAHMRSHTGEKPYKCELCSFRCSDRSNLSHHRRRRHKLLPMKGARSLSHKKMLSVLQKKASSLGYGRRLLINFSPPSMVVHKADNVNDFSHELPHLRQESYDNQGRTVEDGHTTNHQDMVMDNPLNQLSTLAGQLASLPSESQNQPPMSPGAESIVDEKPFLIQQPHPATTPVAVSASMTHASSSSPITPEPRAPPHSNCSPGGGPCSEHSGRTSTPSVSNSQPSTPVPGLSVPLQDHHMLHHCQHCDIYFPDNILYTIHMGCHGYENPFQCNICGHKCKSKYDFACHFARGQHK; encoded by the exons ATGGGCGAGGAAAAGCCGGACACGCTTGACTTTGTGAAGGATTTCCAGGAGTATCTGAGCCAGCAGACCCAGCATGTCAACATGATCTCAGGCTCTGTCAGCGGCGTCAAGGAGGCGGACGAGCTGCCACCAG ACTGTGGTCAGAATGGACTGGATCACCCCTCAGTGGACATGTCTCTGGAAGACAGCTCAGGGATCCTAGTGGATGGTTTTGAGAGGACTTATGATGGCAAGCTCAAGTGCCGCTATTGCAACTATGCTACTAGAGGTACAGCAAGACTCATTGAGCACATCCGAATTCACACAG GAGAAAAACCCCATCGCTGCCATCTCTGCCCATTTGCTTCGGCTTATGAGCGCCACCTGGAGGCCCACATGCGATCACACACGGGAGAGAAGCCTTACAAGTGTGAGCTGTGCTCTTTCCGCTGCAGTGACCGTAGCAACCTGTCGCACCATCGCCGTCGACGCCACAAACTGCTGCCAATGAAAGGTGCTCGCTCACTCTCCCACAAGAAGATGCTGAGTGTTTTACAGAAGAAAGCCAGCTCACTGGGCTATGGCCGCCGGCTGCTCATCAACTTCAGCCCCCCTTCCATGGTGGTGCACAAGGCTGACAATGTGAACGATTTCTCCCATGAGCTGCCCCACTTACGTCAAGAGTCATATGATAATCAGGGTCGCACAGTGGAGGACGGTCACACCACAAATCACCAAGACATGGTTATGGATAACCCTCTGAATCAGCTGTCCACCCTGGCAGGCCAGCTGGCCAGTCTCCCTTCTGAGTCCCAGAATCAACCTCCCATGTCTCCAGGAGCAGAGTCTATCGTTGATGAGAAGCCTTTCCTCATCCAGCAGCCTCACCCTGCCACAACTCCTGTGGCTGTCTCAGCCAGCATGACCCATGCCTCTTCCTCGTCCCCAATCACCCCAGAGCCCAGGGCTCCTCCCCACAGCAACTGCAGCCCTGGAGGGGGACCCTGCAGCGAGCACAGTGGGCGCACCAGTACCCCCAGTGTCTCCAACAGCCAACCCAGTACGCCGGTCCCAGGTCTTTCTGTTCCACTTCAGGACCACCACATGCTGCATCACTGCCAGCACTGTGACATCTACTTTCCCGACAACATCCTCTACACTATCCATATGGGCTGCCACGGCTACGAGAACCCATTCCAGTGCAACATCTGCGGCCACAAGTGCAAGAGCAAGTACGACTTCGCCTGCCACTTTGCCCGCGGGCAGCACAAGTGA